In one window of Henckelia pumila isolate YLH828 chromosome 1, ASM3356847v2, whole genome shotgun sequence DNA:
- the LOC140869996 gene encoding uncharacterized protein, with protein sequence MATDPSASVTPHPVTPPPPPPVTPPPSVAPVVTAPAASNAYAEKPEKFSGTEFNTWEQKMLFYLTTLHLARFLKEVVAVPAPNANTQAKFAFDAWSHNDFLCRNYILNGLENTFYSVYSATKTAKELWESLEKKYKTEDVGTKKFVVGKFLEFKMVDTKTVISQVQEFQIILHDIMAEGMMINEYFQVGALIEKLPPLWKEFKNYLKHKRK encoded by the coding sequence ATGGCTACTGATCCATCCGCCAGTGTCACGCCGCACCCTGTTACGCCCCCACCACCGCCCCCTGTTACGCCGCCACCATCTGTTGCACCGGTTGTCACGGCCCCTGCCGCTTCTAATGCGTATGCCGAGAAACCTGAGAAGTTCTCCGGTACTGAATTCAATACATGGGAACAAAAGATGTTGTTTTACCTCACTACACTTCATCTTGCGAGGTTTTTAAAGGAAGTTGTTGCTGTTCCGGCACCAAATGCTAACACACAAGCAAAATTTGCTTTTGATGCATGGTCTCACAATGACTTCTTGTGCCGGAACTACATACTGAATGGGTTGGAAAATACGTTTTATAGCGTATACTCTGCAACCAAAACTGCTAAGGAACTGTGGGAATCCTTGGAGAAAAAGTACAAGACTGAGGATGTTGGCACAAAGAAATTTGTAGTCGGAAAGTTTCTCGAGTTCAAAATGGTTGATACCAAGACGGTGATTAGCCAAGTGCAAGAGTTCCAAATCATCCTCCATGATATAATGGCTGAAGGGATGATGATCAATGAGTACTTCCAAGTGGGTGCATTAATCGAAAAACTGCCACCCTTATGGAAGGAGTTCAAGAATTATTTGAAGCACAAACGCAAGTAA